One Roseibium sp. HPY-6 genomic region harbors:
- the repB gene encoding plasmid partitioning protein RepB: protein MMKKSIVKMMSDAAAAAGENSDAPARSQKATTAPVVSSMGRALSHMREDSIVSLDPSKIDPSPFSDRFETDEEAGDALEELKLSIHDEGQKIPVLVRPHASEKDRYQLAYGHRRLLAIQSLMSESARPETFKVKAYVRELSDAELIKEQSLENGVRENLTFAEMVLWAEQLRKAGLKQREMQPVLGQVQTVISNMRKIADSIPHDIIYAIGRAKNVGRPAWLDLAKQFGNPDAEKRVRKLLESDEFKAASGQDRISMATRAAKSRDKNVVRPDASIVDVDSNGKVFARIKTSASATTISIPKVESAFGQWLGDNLLDLYKDFERQRNDETMTKKARQ from the coding sequence ATGATGAAGAAGTCTATCGTCAAAATGATGTCCGATGCCGCTGCAGCAGCAGGTGAAAATAGCGACGCGCCGGCGCGGAGCCAAAAGGCAACGACGGCGCCGGTGGTGAGTTCCATGGGGCGTGCTCTGTCGCATATGCGCGAGGACAGCATAGTATCGCTAGATCCTTCTAAAATTGATCCGAGCCCATTCTCCGACCGGTTTGAGACGGATGAAGAGGCTGGCGACGCTCTTGAGGAACTGAAGCTTTCCATTCACGACGAAGGTCAGAAAATCCCCGTCCTTGTGCGACCGCACGCGAGCGAAAAAGACCGGTACCAGCTTGCTTACGGTCATAGGCGTTTGTTGGCCATTCAATCACTGATGAGTGAGTCCGCTCGACCTGAGACATTCAAGGTCAAAGCGTATGTCCGCGAGCTAAGTGATGCGGAGCTGATCAAGGAGCAATCCCTAGAAAACGGTGTGCGTGAGAACTTGACTTTTGCCGAAATGGTGCTGTGGGCCGAGCAGCTGCGCAAGGCGGGTCTCAAGCAACGGGAAATGCAGCCTGTTCTAGGGCAGGTTCAAACGGTGATTTCAAATATGCGGAAAATTGCCGACAGCATTCCGCATGACATCATCTATGCGATCGGCCGAGCCAAAAATGTGGGTCGACCCGCCTGGCTGGACCTTGCCAAGCAATTTGGTAACCCAGATGCCGAAAAGCGAGTCCGTAAACTCCTGGAAAGCGACGAGTTTAAAGCGGCTTCCGGGCAGGACAGGATTTCAATGGCAACGCGTGCTGCCAAATCACGTGACAAAAATGTCGTGCGCCCTGACGCTTCGATTGTCGACGTCGATTCAAACGGAAAGGTTTTTGCCAGAATAAAAACATCGGCTTCGGCGACGACGATTTCCATCCCGAAAGTGGAATCGGCCTTTGGCCAATGGCTTGGCGACAATTTGCTGGATCTCTACAAGGATTTCGAACGGCAGCGCAACGACGAAACTATGACAAAAAAGGCTAGGCAATAG